The Thalassotalea psychrophila genome window below encodes:
- a CDS encoding lipid-transfer protein — protein sequence MSYTIVAGVGMTKFCKPGQQQPYRVMAAQAINDALKDASINASKIEQAYGAYIYGDSTCAQHAFYDVIQSGIPVFNVNNNCSSGSTALYLARQAILSGQVECALAFGFEEMQPGALGSHWDDRESPFQRAEPVLERFDAPDGPLALRAFGAAGRHYMDKYNVGSDIFAKVSAKSRSHAVHNPYSMFSKTMTFEDVLQDRVIYDGYMTRTMACPPTCGAAATILCSEAFAAKHGIKNGVKILAQSMATDTEKSWQDPIYAAGKGMTEMAASQVYNQAGICPSDIDVIELHDCFTTNEVITYEGLGLCAEGGAAEFIANGDNTYGGKFVIGPSGGLMSKGHPIGATGLAQCTELTWHLRGQAGDRQVADARIALQHNVGLGGAVVVTLYGK from the coding sequence ATGAGTTATACCATAGTTGCCGGTGTCGGCATGACCAAATTTTGCAAACCAGGTCAACAACAACCTTATCGAGTAATGGCAGCTCAGGCTATCAATGACGCGCTAAAAGATGCAAGCATTAACGCATCGAAGATAGAGCAAGCCTATGGCGCTTACATTTATGGAGACAGCACCTGTGCTCAACATGCGTTTTATGATGTGATCCAAAGTGGTATTCCGGTGTTTAATGTCAATAATAATTGCTCTAGTGGCTCTACCGCCCTTTATCTGGCGCGACAGGCTATTTTGTCTGGGCAGGTGGAATGTGCGTTAGCGTTTGGTTTTGAAGAAATGCAACCGGGAGCATTAGGGTCGCATTGGGATGACAGAGAAAGCCCATTTCAACGCGCTGAACCTGTTTTAGAACGATTTGATGCCCCTGATGGGCCCTTAGCTTTGCGTGCTTTTGGTGCTGCCGGTCGTCATTATATGGATAAATATAATGTGGGTTCAGATATTTTTGCCAAAGTCTCGGCTAAATCCCGCAGTCATGCGGTGCACAACCCATATTCAATGTTTAGCAAAACCATGACGTTTGAAGATGTGTTGCAAGATAGAGTTATTTATGATGGATATATGACCCGAACCATGGCTTGCCCACCAACATGTGGTGCGGCAGCAACCATCCTTTGCAGTGAAGCATTTGCGGCAAAACATGGCATCAAAAATGGTGTCAAAATCTTAGCGCAGTCGATGGCAACAGATACTGAAAAATCCTGGCAAGACCCTATTTATGCCGCAGGTAAAGGCATGACAGAAATGGCAGCGTCGCAGGTATATAATCAGGCTGGAATATGCCCATCGGATATTGATGTGATTGAATTACATGATTGTTTTACCACAAACGAAGTGATCACTTATGAGGGGTTAGGTCTTTGTGCTGAGGGTGGTGCCGCAGAATTTATCGCTAACGGTGATAATACCTATGGCGGTAAGTTTGTTATCGGTCCGTCAGGAGGCTTAATGTCGAAAGGTCATCCTATCGGAGCTACCGGACTGGCACAATGTACCGAATTAACCTGGCACTTACGTGGTCAAGCCGGTGACCGGCAAGTTGCAGATGCACGCATTGCCTTGCAGCATAATGTCGGCTTAGGTGGTGCGGTTGTGGTTACCTTATACGGTAAATAA
- a CDS encoding TonB-dependent receptor, producing MKNNNITKTVLAVSVASALLINQSYAEEINQLDANAKAIEVIEVRGGQRVKTLREVPASVSVISGDSLKQMKINKLGDISQSLPNVSISENALQDTISIRGVNSDLQAGGEQSVGIFVDGVYHGRGVQSRFSFMDVDAIEVLRGPQGSLFGKNTIGGVLSILPSQPTENFEAKLTAAYEFEYEQTDYSGYLSGALNESASLTGRLAFQTSESKEGWVENIATSKTMPIKEDDAVRGVLNWQVNEQFKINIRTEQGEFENNGASYENVFLDDAFPMTAIARSLGSEDEIDGKNVISNGNYPGLGRNGEDSAYFMKADYNETAVKADYKIAQGTISAVIAQSKYDFVRTTDADLGPLPLMQFTETEDYSQDSAEIRFVSKDNDDFEYVFGAYWQNSELLTDGVTDVATAPGTPVASLLPIPLEHAVTTRRNGLDQETETLAVFAQVSFGFYEDFKLELAGRYSQEEKTARQFVEMYGGAGDGAKSGLPLTNPVELFIWSQALLDATPHDEDLKREEDLFSPSISLSWQQSDTANYYASVSKGFKGGGFNAIAMTPNHDEIEYENEEAISAEIGGKFEFFDGALMLNTALFTVDYDDMQTTLFTGGTTFVVDNAAKATSTGLEAEMRWVINDNFLLDFNLGYIDFEFDEYTNAGCTALQLRESGLSGAACAAAGGNDLSGRTTQDAPELTMSASLQHEFTFGDFEVMSRLDLNYTDEYYATADLDPMTKQDAFTLVNFSTSLAPLDGNWKADLILKNVTDEEYYYYASDVPLFSGSHFANIGAPSTVTVQFSYLFE from the coding sequence ATGAAAAATAATAACATAACAAAAACTGTTTTAGCTGTATCTGTAGCGAGCGCGCTGTTGATTAACCAGTCATATGCAGAAGAAATAAATCAGCTTGATGCAAATGCCAAAGCAATAGAAGTGATTGAAGTTAGAGGCGGACAACGGGTAAAAACGCTTAGAGAAGTGCCTGCTTCGGTATCGGTGATCTCGGGTGATTCCTTAAAGCAGATGAAAATAAACAAACTTGGTGATATTTCGCAATCATTGCCAAATGTCAGCATTTCTGAAAACGCACTGCAAGATACCATTTCAATCCGTGGTGTTAATTCAGACTTACAAGCCGGTGGTGAACAATCTGTCGGTATATTTGTTGACGGTGTTTACCATGGTCGCGGGGTGCAATCACGATTTTCATTTATGGATGTTGACGCCATTGAGGTATTACGTGGCCCGCAAGGTAGCTTATTCGGAAAAAATACCATCGGTGGTGTACTCAGTATTTTGCCGTCGCAACCAACAGAAAATTTTGAAGCAAAACTCACAGCAGCCTATGAATTTGAATATGAGCAAACTGATTACTCGGGTTATCTCTCCGGGGCGTTAAATGAAAGTGCCTCCCTGACCGGGCGCCTGGCATTTCAAACCTCTGAGAGCAAAGAGGGTTGGGTCGAAAATATTGCTACATCAAAAACTATGCCCATTAAAGAAGATGATGCGGTTCGCGGTGTTTTAAACTGGCAAGTAAACGAGCAATTTAAAATTAACATCAGAACTGAGCAAGGTGAGTTTGAAAATAATGGCGCTTCCTATGAAAATGTATTTTTAGATGATGCATTTCCAATGACGGCGATAGCAAGATCATTGGGCTCTGAAGATGAGATTGATGGCAAGAATGTGATTTCTAATGGTAATTATCCAGGTTTAGGTCGAAACGGTGAAGATTCAGCCTACTTTATGAAAGCTGATTACAATGAAACAGCGGTTAAGGCGGATTATAAAATTGCTCAAGGTACGATTTCAGCAGTCATTGCTCAGTCAAAATATGATTTCGTTCGTACCACAGATGCAGATCTTGGACCCTTGCCATTAATGCAATTTACCGAAACTGAAGATTATTCACAAGACAGTGCCGAGATCAGGTTTGTTTCAAAAGATAATGATGATTTTGAATATGTATTTGGTGCGTACTGGCAAAATAGTGAACTGTTGACTGATGGTGTCACCGACGTAGCCACAGCACCAGGTACCCCGGTTGCATCGCTGCTGCCAATACCGCTTGAACATGCGGTCACTACGCGTAGAAATGGTTTAGATCAAGAAACCGAAACGTTAGCGGTTTTTGCTCAAGTATCATTCGGTTTTTATGAAGATTTCAAACTTGAGTTGGCAGGTCGCTATTCTCAAGAAGAAAAAACAGCTCGCCAGTTTGTTGAAATGTATGGCGGCGCAGGCGATGGCGCGAAATCTGGTTTACCGCTAACCAATCCGGTTGAACTTTTTATCTGGAGCCAGGCATTGTTAGATGCTACCCCGCATGACGAAGATTTAAAACGCGAAGAAGACTTGTTTTCTCCATCAATTAGTCTTTCTTGGCAACAATCTGACACGGCAAATTATTATGCTTCTGTTTCAAAAGGCTTTAAAGGCGGTGGTTTTAACGCCATAGCGATGACCCCCAATCATGACGAAATAGAATATGAAAACGAAGAAGCCATTTCTGCAGAAATTGGCGGTAAATTTGAGTTTTTTGATGGTGCATTAATGCTAAATACCGCGTTGTTCACTGTAGATTATGACGATATGCAAACCACCTTATTTACCGGGGGTACCACGTTTGTTGTTGATAATGCGGCGAAAGCTACCTCAACCGGGCTAGAAGCCGAAATGAGATGGGTGATAAATGATAATTTTCTGTTAGATTTTAACTTAGGTTATATCGATTTTGAATTTGATGAATATACCAATGCTGGCTGTACCGCTCTGCAGTTAAGAGAATCAGGATTAAGTGGAGCAGCATGTGCGGCAGCCGGAGGCAACGACCTTTCTGGTAGAACAACGCAAGATGCCCCTGAACTGACGATGTCTGCAAGTCTGCAACATGAGTTCACTTTTGGTGATTTCGAAGTCATGAGCCGTCTTGATCTAAATTACACCGATGAATACTATGCGACTGCCGATCTTGACCCGATGACAAAACAGGATGCGTTTACCCTGGTTAACTTTTCGACCAGCCTGGCACCACTTGATGGTAACTGGAAGGCAGACTTGATCTTGAAAAATGTCACCGATGAAGAATATTATTATTATGCGTCTGATGTGCCGTTATTTTCGGGCTCACATTTTGCAAATATCGGTGCGCCAAGCACAGTAACCGTGCAGTTTAGTTACTTATTCGAGTAA
- a CDS encoding acyl-CoA dehydrogenase family protein — protein sequence MIAFNCSWLNEDLRMFSDSINKFIDQEIGPNYERWEHDKWLPREVWNKLGNAGLLCVDIPEQYGGFGADFKFSAIINDIFYRRGFGAIAGGGIGVHAGIVAHYILNMGTETQKQTYLPKMVSGEYVGAIGMTEPGAGSDLKEIKTTATKVAGGYLINGSKTFISNGQHCDIVVLACKTDPKAGAKGVSLFIVETNTAGFVKGKKLSKLGIHLQDTSELFFNDMFVPDDAVLGTLNSGFISMMKELPRERLILAISAQAACEGMLDITLDYVKQRNAFGKRVADFQNTRFKLAELATAVRIQKAFVDQCVSLLADNQLDAVTAAMAKLHTTELQGKVADECLQFFGGYGYMTEYRIGREFVDARVQRIYGGTSEIMKEIIGKELIKD from the coding sequence GTGATAGCTTTTAATTGTAGCTGGCTAAATGAAGATTTACGTATGTTTTCTGATTCAATCAATAAATTTATTGATCAGGAAATCGGCCCAAACTATGAACGCTGGGAGCACGATAAATGGTTGCCCAGAGAAGTCTGGAATAAGTTAGGCAATGCCGGGCTCTTGTGCGTTGATATTCCGGAACAATATGGCGGATTTGGTGCGGATTTCAAATTTTCTGCAATTATCAATGATATTTTTTACCGTCGAGGTTTTGGGGCCATTGCCGGTGGCGGCATCGGCGTTCATGCCGGCATCGTTGCCCATTATATTTTAAATATGGGGACTGAAACACAAAAACAAACCTACTTACCGAAAATGGTCAGCGGTGAATATGTTGGTGCCATCGGTATGACAGAGCCTGGTGCGGGTAGTGATTTAAAAGAAATTAAAACCACCGCAACAAAAGTGGCGGGTGGTTATCTGATAAATGGCAGTAAAACCTTTATTTCAAACGGTCAGCATTGCGATATTGTCGTACTCGCTTGTAAAACCGACCCGAAAGCCGGTGCCAAAGGGGTTTCACTATTTATTGTAGAAACAAACACTGCTGGCTTTGTAAAAGGCAAAAAACTCAGCAAGTTAGGTATACATTTACAAGATACCTCTGAACTGTTTTTTAATGACATGTTTGTTCCAGATGATGCGGTATTAGGTACGCTAAATAGTGGGTTTATCTCGATGATGAAAGAGTTGCCCCGAGAGCGCCTGATCCTTGCGATAAGTGCACAAGCCGCCTGTGAGGGCATGCTAGATATTACCCTTGATTACGTAAAGCAGCGCAATGCCTTTGGCAAAAGAGTCGCTGACTTTCAAAATACCCGTTTTAAACTCGCGGAACTTGCCACTGCAGTACGTATTCAAAAAGCCTTTGTCGATCAATGTGTCAGTTTACTCGCTGATAACCAGCTTGATGCGGTTACTGCTGCAATGGCTAAGTTACATACCACTGAATTGCAAGGAAAAGTCGCTGATGAATGTCTGCAGTTTTTTGGTGGTTACGGTTATATGACCGAATACCGAATTGGCCGGGAATTTGTCGATGCCCGGGTACAGCGTATCTATGGCGGTACCTCAGAAATAATGAAGGAGATCATTGGCAAAGAGCTGATCAAAGATTGA